The Yersinia intermedia genome window below encodes:
- a CDS encoding sensor domain-containing diguanylate cyclase: MQAPLIPQDEAKRIATLRAYNILDTSPEERFDRITRLAKRLFDVPIALISIVDVNRQWFKSHPGLVTSETPRDISFCGHAILGDDILLVPNALDDIRFSDNPLVTDDPGIRFYAGCPLVVPNGSKLGTLCLIDLKPRILDEYDQQLLCDLAKMAEQEIAAVQLATIDELTQLTNRRGFEILAQHALTFCSHNNIPATLIFFDLNDFKEINDCYGHAEGDKALVTFAEELQLFFRETDVVARLGGDEFVTLLTASSCNDIPEILNRFKIALELRNSQELRGYNIGFSVGYANCNLDKDTPINELLAAADSSMYTHKLELRTKKPPLSKS; encoded by the coding sequence ATGCAAGCTCCCCTAATACCTCAAGATGAGGCTAAGAGAATTGCTACATTACGCGCTTATAATATTCTCGACACTTCTCCTGAAGAACGCTTTGATCGTATCACCCGCTTAGCTAAACGGTTATTTGATGTGCCTATTGCGCTCATATCTATCGTTGACGTAAATCGTCAATGGTTTAAATCACATCCAGGGTTGGTAACCAGCGAGACGCCCAGAGATATATCTTTTTGTGGTCATGCCATTTTAGGTGACGATATCCTCTTAGTGCCCAATGCCCTTGACGATATCCGTTTTAGTGACAATCCATTAGTTACCGACGATCCTGGCATTCGTTTTTATGCAGGCTGTCCACTGGTTGTTCCCAATGGCAGTAAACTTGGGACACTTTGTCTTATCGACCTTAAACCACGCATTTTGGATGAATACGATCAGCAACTTTTATGTGATTTAGCAAAAATGGCCGAGCAAGAAATTGCTGCTGTTCAATTGGCAACTATTGATGAGTTAACACAGTTAACCAATCGTCGGGGTTTTGAGATTTTAGCTCAGCATGCACTAACGTTTTGTTCGCATAATAATATTCCTGCCACTTTGATTTTCTTTGATCTAAATGATTTTAAAGAAATAAATGACTGCTATGGGCATGCCGAAGGTGATAAGGCATTAGTGACTTTCGCTGAAGAGTTACAGCTTTTCTTTCGTGAGACGGATGTTGTCGCCCGCCTGGGTGGCGATGAATTTGTCACATTACTAACGGCATCGAGTTGCAACGATATACCAGAAATATTAAATCGCTTTAAAATTGCCTTAGAATTACGTAATAGCCAAGAATTGCGTGGTTATAATATTGGCTTTAGTGTGGGATATGCCAATTGCAACTTAGATAAAGACACACCGATTAATGAATTACTTGCTGCCGCCGATTCTTCCATGTACACGCATAAGTTAGAGTTACGCACTAAAAAGCCCCCTTTATCTAAGAGTTAA
- a CDS encoding DHCW motif cupin fold protein has product MRIVDIPFGITDWSVIEKTEHKGEQGVAYWRTQFFGSVRVRMVEYSAGYNADHWCSKGHILLCLDGELSTELNDGRVFVLKAGMSYQVADDAEAHRSSTVSGAKLFIVD; this is encoded by the coding sequence ATGAGAATAGTGGATATCCCCTTCGGTATCACCGATTGGTCAGTAATAGAAAAAACTGAGCATAAAGGGGAGCAAGGGGTCGCCTACTGGCGAACACAGTTTTTCGGAAGTGTTCGAGTCCGTATGGTTGAGTACAGTGCCGGATACAACGCTGACCATTGGTGTTCTAAAGGGCATATTTTGCTATGCCTCGACGGCGAACTGAGCACTGAATTGAACGATGGTCGAGTTTTCGTATTGAAAGCAGGTATGAGTTATCAGGTTGCTGATGACGCAGAAGCACATCGTTCATCAACAGTCTCAGGGGCCAAACTTTTCATTGTCGATTGA
- a CDS encoding DUF1737 domain-containing protein: MNTIPPDGLPMYRLITGPDDSSFCNRVSDQLMLGYVLYGSPSIAYDTEKKTIIAAQAIIWPGN, encoded by the coding sequence ATGAACACTATACCGCCAGATGGATTACCGATGTACCGATTGATTACCGGCCCCGATGACTCATCATTTTGTAACCGAGTTTCAGATCAATTGATGCTTGGTTATGTATTATACGGCTCCCCCTCAATCGCTTATGACACAGAGAAAAAGACGATAATTGCGGCACAAGCGATCATTTGGCCGGGGAATTGA